Genomic DNA from Paenibacillus donghaensis:
CCAGCATATTGTCACTACGGTTAATGATCTCAGCGAGCAGGAGTGGTTCGCCACCTATGGCTTGGTTGCGGGACGGCTTATCGATCAGGGCGTGTTGTCTTATATGACGGGGCATATTGCCTTGCCGTGGGTCGAAGAGACATCGTCAGGCGGCAAGCCCGTACCTGCTACGGTTTCGCTGAAGATCACCACGGAGCTGCTGCGCGAAAGGCTGGGCTTCGAAGGGGTTGTGTTGTCCGACGCGCTCGATATGGGCGGCTTTCTCTCCTGGGGCGATTACCGCAAGCGGATGATCGACTGCTTCAACAGCGGAACCGATGTGCTGCTGTGGCCGGGCTTGCGGTATTTCGAGGTGATGGAGGCTGCCATTGCTGAGGGGGAAGTGACGGAAGAGCGGCTTACGGCCAGCGTGCGCCGCGTGCTGGAGATGAAGGCCCGCCTGGGAATGCACCGGATCGATGCCGAAGGCAGAGATCCGGAGGCCATTCTGCTAGAGGACGACAAGCTGCCGCCGGAGCTGGACCGGGAAGCGCGCGGCTTAAGCCGCCAGCTGGCCGAGCGTTGCGTGACACTGGTGCGCAACCGCAGCGGACAGCTGCCGCTGGATGCGGAGGCGACCCGCCGCGTGCTGGTGATTATGCTGAATAAGGTTACAGCGGGACGCACCTTCGAGCGAATGGATATCTTTGTGCGGCTGCTGCGGGAGCGGGGAATCCAGGTGGACATTCTGGATGAATTCGAGCCGCTTGATACGCTGCGGAAGTGGGAGCAGGAAGGCAGCCGCTGGGATGCGGCCTTCGCGCCCTATTTCATGCCGCTGCACGGCATGATGAACAGCTCGCGCCCGGTGGGCGAAGCAGCCAAGGCGATCTGGGCCATGCAGCAGGCGGAGACGATTAAGCCGATTGGGATTTCTTTTGCCACACCTTATCTGCTGCAGGATATGCCGTTCCTCGATACGCTGGTGAATGCCTATTCGCTGCATGAGGATACTGTGGAAGCTGCGGTTCAGGCGATCTTCGGGGAAATTCCCTTTCAGGGGATTTCTCCGGTAGCTACGGAGTTGCCTCGTGTTTTCATAAAAGGGAAGGCAGGTGGGTTGTCGTGATGCAGCATGTGAATTACGGTGTGCTTAACCATCGGGAGCTGCTGGTCCAAAAACTGCAGTCGCTGGAATCCCGTTACGATTCCGGGCTTCGTCTGCTACGTTCACCGTTCAGCAGCCCAGGTTATCACACAACGATTAAGCAGGCGGAGTTCATCCATTCCACCCGTGATTCGTTGTCCTATGCGTTGGGTCTGCTTGATTCGGAGCAGGCCGCTTATGAGCAGCGGGCCTTTGACATTATCGCAGCGGTGGTGTCGCTGCAGGACAGGGACCGCAGCAGTGTGACCTTTGGCCTCTGGTCCTGGTTCTATGAGGAGCCGCTGGCCGAGATGGCTCCGCCGGACTGGAATTGGGCGGATTTCTGCGGCAGCCGGCTGATCCAGGCGTTGTCACGGCATGGCGCGCGGTTCCCGCTGGAGCTTCGAGAAGCCGCTTCTCAGGCAGTTGAATACGCCTGCGAGGCGATTATGAAGCGGGATGTGGGTCCCCATTATACCAATATCGCTATTCTGGGTGCCCTGGTGACAAGGCTTGCCGGGGAACAGCTGGGCCTGGAGCACTTCGCGCAGTATGGGCTGGAGCGGCTGGCGAAGCTGTATGACTACACCCGGGAGCGCGGGGCTTTTCAAGAATACAACAGCCCGGTTTACACAGCCATTGCTGTGGTGGAGCTGTCGAAGCTGCGGGCCGAGACGACGGACAGCAGAGTCGGCGAATTATGCGACGCGCTGCTCGGTATGACCTGGAAGACGGTGGCCGAGCATTACCACCCTGCCACCGGGCAGTGGTCCGGCCCGCATTCCCGCAGCTACCGGAGTCTGCTGGATGAGCAGGCGCAGGCTTTTCTGCAGGTGGCGACAGAGGGGCAGGTGATGTTCTTCCCCTGGGATCAGCTGCCTTATGAGGAGGAGTGGTACCGGAGCGGAATCTCTTGTCCGCCTGCTTATCTTGAGCTGTTCACGCTGCCGGGGCAGCGTGAGCTGAAGCAGCTGTATGAGGGGGGAGCCGGTACTGGCAGCGGCAAATGGGCTGCCGCATATCTGACTCCCTCCTACAGCCTGGGCTCCTTCACAGACAGTGACTTCTGGAATCAGCGGCGGCCGCTGCTCGCTTATGTGGACAACGGCGGAGCGCCCGCTTACCTGCGGCTGCGTTGTCTGCATGAGGGCTATGACTACTGCTCCGCCCGCTTTCATTCGCAGCAGCAGCAGGGTCAGGTGCTGTTCGGCATCGACTTCGTCACCGACGGTGGCGACACCCATCCCAATCTGGACCGGATCGACGGGACGATCCGCGCCAGCGACTTCCGCCTGCGGCTCGAGATCGGCGGCCATCTGGATGGCATCAGGGTGGAGACTGCCAGAGAAGCTGCGGGCAGTCCGGCGTACGGTGTGGGTAATGAATATGGTGCGGCTGATGAAAGTAAGGGGAACATGCTTAGTGTGAGTCGTGAGTACAGGGAGTGTAATAACGGTGGTAGGGAAAGTAAGTACAGTGTGAATGATGGGTATGGTCACTGTGGTGAGGAAAGTAAGGTAAAAGAGAACGGTGTGAATGACGGGTATAGTCCCTGTGGTGATAATGACAACGGAAGTAAGTACAGTGTGAATGATGCGCATGGTCGATGTGGTGAGGAGAGTAAGGTAAAAGAGAACGGTGTGAATGAAGGGTGTAGTCCATGTGATGATAGTGATAAAGGAAGTAAGTACAGTGTGAATGATGCGCATGGTCGATGTTTTGAAGAGAGTAAGGTAAAAGAGAACGGTGTGAATGAAGGGTATAGTCCCTGTGGTGATAATGACAACGGAAGTAAGTACAGTGTGAATGATGCGCATGGTCGATGTGGTGAGGAGAGTAAGGTAATTGAGATTGGAGAAGTTGTCTTTCGGCTGCGAACCTGGTTCGCAGCGTTTGACGAACTAGCGGCTTCATCTGCAACAACGGGGAGTGATCAGCCGCTGACGTGGGAGATTCACAGATCAGCCGATACATTCGAGATAGATCTGATATTGTACTCAGGACCGGAGCGTACGCTCGACTTCCGCCAGCTGAGCCGGGCGGCTGTGATATGCACGCTGGCGGCGGAGGGAAGTGCGGCAGAGGAGTCCGCACCGCTGCTAAAGTTCAGCGACAGCGGCTTAGTAAGCGTCAGCCTGCCGGGCAGGGAAACCGAAGCATTTGAGCTCAGCCTTCGGCCACGCGTGGCAGAGTGATTCTGGCGCGCAGTGTTGCCGGATATACACCAAAACAAGCCGGGACCCTATATGTACCCGGCTTATTTGGTGCTTGTATGAAGTTCTCGCTGGCTGCGATCAGCATTGAACACAAATTTATGGGATAAATTCCTTCAATTCCGGCCAGAAGCAGATGCAGAAGTAGATGCCTCAGTTTCGTACTCCCGGCATAACTGCTGTACCATGTGGCAAGGCACGCTATTACAGCGCCCCAGAAGATCTTACCGGCCTACGGAGTCACTCCTTTCCCCAAATGCCTGCAATACTACAGTTTTTTTCGGGCAAATACGGCTTTCGGGACCCAAAGCCTGCAAAAATACAGGAATATACACCTCCAGGAAAGTTCACAGGCCCCATTGCCGAGAAAACCTGCACTATTGCAGGCATTCAGCAAACCAGGAGAAGAATAGAGGGAAAACCTGTACTTTTACAGGCATTTCTCTTCGGGTGAGCATCCGGATCTCTTGGTCCA
This window encodes:
- a CDS encoding glycoside hydrolase family 3 protein, yielding MLRPLTAQERDWVENTLESMSLRERIGQTMQGHAGRAPFRGIEGAELTAYLQRYPVGSFFVGGEIIQKAEGRAGDYRSWIEGLQRASRCPLLFSGDLEFGAGSAVRSLTAFPPLLALGAVDDEALAYEYGRFTALEGRAAGFTWALAPGVDLLLNWLNPVITTRCLGDDAARAARLSAAVMRGMQEHGLAACAKHFPGDGVDYRDQHIVTTVNDLSEQEWFATYGLVAGRLIDQGVLSYMTGHIALPWVEETSSGGKPVPATVSLKITTELLRERLGFEGVVLSDALDMGGFLSWGDYRKRMIDCFNSGTDVLLWPGLRYFEVMEAAIAEGEVTEERLTASVRRVLEMKARLGMHRIDAEGRDPEAILLEDDKLPPELDREARGLSRQLAERCVTLVRNRSGQLPLDAEATRRVLVIMLNKVTAGRTFERMDIFVRLLRERGIQVDILDEFEPLDTLRKWEQEGSRWDAAFAPYFMPLHGMMNSSRPVGEAAKAIWAMQQAETIKPIGISFATPYLLQDMPFLDTLVNAYSLHEDTVEAAVQAIFGEIPFQGISPVATELPRVFIKGKAGGLS